One window from the genome of Scyliorhinus torazame isolate Kashiwa2021f chromosome 3, sScyTor2.1, whole genome shotgun sequence encodes:
- the lsm6 gene encoding U6 snRNA-associated Sm-like protein LSm6 has translation MSLRKQTPSDFLKQIIGRPVVVKLNSGVDYRGVLACLDGYMNIALEQTEEYVNGQLKNKYGDAFIRGNNVLYISTQKRRL, from the exons ATGAGCCTGCGAAAGCAAACGCCCAGCGATTTTCTAAAACAGATCATAGGGAGACCAGTGGTGGTCAAActgaactctggagtggattaccgAG GTGTTTTGGCTTGTCTGGATGGGTATATGAATATAGCATTGGAACAGACAGAAGAATATGTAAATGGTCAGCTTAAGAACAAGTACGGAGATGCATTTATTCGAGGCAACAatg TGTTGTATATAAGCACACAGAAGAGAAGACTTTAG